A genomic window from Populus nigra chromosome 7, ddPopNigr1.1, whole genome shotgun sequence includes:
- the LOC133699926 gene encoding serine/threonine-protein kinase SRK2E-like isoform X1: MDRSVMTVGPGMDMPIMHDGDRYELVRDIGSGNFGVARLMRDKQADGLVAVKYIERGEKIDENVKREIINHRSLRHPNIVRFKEVILTPTHLAIVMEYASGGELFERICNSGRFSEDEARFFFQQLISGVSYCHAMQVCHRDLKLENTLLDGSPAPRLKICDFGYSKSSVLHSQPTSTVGTPAYIAPEVLLKKEYDGKIADVWSCGVTLYVMLVGAYPFEDPDEPRNFRSTIHRILNVQYSIPDYVHISPECQHLISRIFVADPAKRITIPEIRNHDWFLKNFPADLMVENNMNNQFEEPDQPMQSIDEIMQIITEATIPAAGTSSLNQYLTGSLDIDDEMEEDLESDPELDLDSSGEIVYAM, from the exons ATGGATAGATCAGTGATGACAGTGGGGCCGGGAATGGACATGCCGATCATGCACGATGGAGACCGGTATGAGTTAGTGAGAGATATTGGGTCAGGGAATTTCGGGGTCGCCAGGTTGATGAGGGACAAACAGGCTGATGGACTTGTTGCTGTTAAGTATATCGAGAGAGGTGAGAAG ATAGATGAAAATGTGAAAAGGGAAATCATTAACCACAGGTCGCTTAGGCATCCCAACATCGTCAGATTCAAAGAG GTCATATTAACCCCAACTCATTTGGCGATTGTAATGGAATATGCGTCTGGTGGAGAGCTCTTTGAGCGCATATGCAATTCTGGTCGCTTCAGCGAGGATGAG GCACGCTTTTTCTTTCAACAACTTATATCAGGAGTTAGCTACTGCCATGCAATG CAAGTGTGCCATCGTGACTTGAAATTGGAGAATACTTTGTTGGATGGAAGCCCAGCTCCTCGTCTGAAGATTTGTGATTTTGGTTACTCTAAG TCATCAGTGCTGCACTCTCAACCAACATCTACTGTTGGAACTCCTGCTTATATTGCTCCTGAAGTGTTACTTAAGAAGGAATACGATGGCAAG ATTGCAGATGTATGGTCTTGTGGAGTAACTTTATACGTTATGTTGGTTGGGGCTTACCCTTTTGAGGACCCTGATGAACCTAGGAATTTTCGCAGTACAATCCAT CGAATTTTGAATGTCCAGTATTCAATCCCTGACTATGTTCATATATCTCCTGAATGCCAACATCTAATCTCGAGAATTTTTGTAGCTGATCCTGCAAAG AGGATAACCATTCCTGAGATCAGGAATCATGACTGGTTTCTAAAGAATTTCCCAGCAGATCTCATGGtggaaaataatatgaataaccAGTTTGAAGAACCCGATCAACCAATGCAGAGCATTGATGAGATAATGCAAATAATAACCGAAGCCACCATACCTGCAGCTGGCACCTCTAGTCTCAACCAATATTTGACTGGCAGCTTGGACATTGATGATGAAATGGAGGAGGACCTAGAGAGTGATCCGGAGCTTGACCTTGATAGCAGTGGAGAGATAGTATATGCAATGTGA
- the LOC133699926 gene encoding serine/threonine-protein kinase SRK2E-like isoform X2, producing MDLLLLSISREIDENVKREIINHRSLRHPNIVRFKEVILTPTHLAIVMEYASGGELFERICNSGRFSEDEARFFFQQLISGVSYCHAMQVCHRDLKLENTLLDGSPAPRLKICDFGYSKSSVLHSQPTSTVGTPAYIAPEVLLKKEYDGKIADVWSCGVTLYVMLVGAYPFEDPDEPRNFRSTIHRILNVQYSIPDYVHISPECQHLISRIFVADPAKRITIPEIRNHDWFLKNFPADLMVENNMNNQFEEPDQPMQSIDEIMQIITEATIPAAGTSSLNQYLTGSLDIDDEMEEDLESDPELDLDSSGEIVYAM from the exons ATGGACTTGTTGCTGTTAAGTATATCGAGAGAG ATAGATGAAAATGTGAAAAGGGAAATCATTAACCACAGGTCGCTTAGGCATCCCAACATCGTCAGATTCAAAGAG GTCATATTAACCCCAACTCATTTGGCGATTGTAATGGAATATGCGTCTGGTGGAGAGCTCTTTGAGCGCATATGCAATTCTGGTCGCTTCAGCGAGGATGAG GCACGCTTTTTCTTTCAACAACTTATATCAGGAGTTAGCTACTGCCATGCAATG CAAGTGTGCCATCGTGACTTGAAATTGGAGAATACTTTGTTGGATGGAAGCCCAGCTCCTCGTCTGAAGATTTGTGATTTTGGTTACTCTAAG TCATCAGTGCTGCACTCTCAACCAACATCTACTGTTGGAACTCCTGCTTATATTGCTCCTGAAGTGTTACTTAAGAAGGAATACGATGGCAAG ATTGCAGATGTATGGTCTTGTGGAGTAACTTTATACGTTATGTTGGTTGGGGCTTACCCTTTTGAGGACCCTGATGAACCTAGGAATTTTCGCAGTACAATCCAT CGAATTTTGAATGTCCAGTATTCAATCCCTGACTATGTTCATATATCTCCTGAATGCCAACATCTAATCTCGAGAATTTTTGTAGCTGATCCTGCAAAG AGGATAACCATTCCTGAGATCAGGAATCATGACTGGTTTCTAAAGAATTTCCCAGCAGATCTCATGGtggaaaataatatgaataaccAGTTTGAAGAACCCGATCAACCAATGCAGAGCATTGATGAGATAATGCAAATAATAACCGAAGCCACCATACCTGCAGCTGGCACCTCTAGTCTCAACCAATATTTGACTGGCAGCTTGGACATTGATGATGAAATGGAGGAGGACCTAGAGAGTGATCCGGAGCTTGACCTTGATAGCAGTGGAGAGATAGTATATGCAATGTGA
- the LOC133699447 gene encoding uncharacterized protein LOC133699447 — translation MQADFNPFNAQQREHEEMMIRQLEDDDVNTKKYMLPPKVAKKKKSQSTSTVKQLTASYGKQKESAKLGVYFMPRTTPDAQKSLKNYWQRKEAFEQCDLALVKWMIDACVSFNVVNSVYYQHVIDALTAMGPGYKGPSLHVIRGYYLTKAVDEVKIYFDSYREIWKKTGCTLMADGLTDQKRRTLINFLVYYPKGTIFLKSVDVSDVSKTARLLHQLFKEVVLYVGVENIVHVVTNNASNYVVASKLLMEEFPSMFWSPCVAHCINLILQDISKLQSVCSIVEHASGITKYIYNHWYPLYLMRKFTREKEILRSAPTYFATNFIAMQNILAHKYKLRAMMTSRKWVSSVMLKIAKEKNFININEIEDDCDDEVSNEHVDVLLGVDEIGSIPLTFDSNFALMDTEELNVFIQQK, via the exons atgcAAGCAGATTTCAATCCATTTAATGCACAACAAAGGGAGCATGAAGAGATGATGATTAGGCAATTAGAAGATGATGATgtcaatactaaaaaatatatgttaccACCGAAggttgcaaaaaagaaaaagagtcaAAGCACGAGCACTGTAAAACAATTGACTGCAAGTTATGGAAAGCAAAAGGAATCTGCAAAATTAGGGGTATATTTCATGCCGAGAACAACTCCTGATGCTCAAAAGTCTCTTAAGAATTATTGGCAAAGGAAGGAAGCATTTGAACAGTGTGATCTTGCTTTAGTGAAGTGGATGATTGATGCATGTGTGTCATTTAATGTTGTTAACTCTGTGTATTATCAACATGTCATAGATGCTCTGACAGCCATGGGTCCTGGTTATAAAGGACCAAGCTTGCATGTTATTCGTGGTTATTACTTGACAAAAGCAGTTGATGAAGTGaagatttattttgatagttATCGAGAGATTTGGAAGAAGACtggttgcacattaatggctgATGGATTGACAGATCAAAAGAGGAGGACTTTAATTAACTTCTTAGTATATTATCCTAAAGGAACCATTTTTTTGAAATCTGTGGATGTATCAGATGTCTCAAAAACTGCTAGATTGTTGCATCAATTATTTAAAGAGGTTGTTTTGTATGTTGGGGTAGAAAACATTGTGCATGTGGTGACTAATAATGCTTCTAATTATGTTGTTGCTAGCAAGTTATTAATGGAAGAATTTCCTTCAATGTTTTGGTCTCCTTGTGTTGCTCATTGCATCAACCTCATACTTCAGGACATTAGTAAATTGCAGTCAGTTTGTTCTATTGTTGAGCATGCTTCTGGTATCACAAAGTACATTTATAATCATTGGTATCCATTGTATTTGATGAGGAAGTTcactagagaaaaagaaatactTCGTTCAGCTCCTACTTATTTTGCTACCAATTTCATTGCAATGCAAAACATTTTAGCTCATAAATATAAGTTGAGAGCTATGATGACATCTAGAAAATGGGTCTCATCTGTTATGCTAAAGATAGCAAAGGAAAAAA atttcataaatattaatgagaTTGAAGATGATTGTGACGATGAAGTTTCAAATGAGCATGTTGATGTTTTATTAGGTGTTGATGAGATTGGCTCAATTCCATTAacatttgattcaaattttgctCTTATGGACACCGAAGAACTTAATGTGTTCATTCAACAAAAGTGA